GTGACTATTATTGTAGGCAAATTCAACTAATGGTAAGTATTTTATCCAACTTTCCTTGAAATCCAAGACACATGCCCGTaacatatcttcaagaatttgaattGTTCTCTCAGACTGcccatctgtctgagggtggAAAGCAGTGCTATAAGTCAATTCTGTCCCCAAGTTCCTTTGTACGCTCCTCCAAAATGCTGAAGTAAACCGTGAGTCCCTATCCGATACTATCTTGGACGGAACTCCGTGCAACCtaactatctctttgacatatatCTCTGCCAACTTACTCATCGAGTAAGTCATCTGAATTGGTATGAAGTGGGCTGATTTCGATAATCTGTCGACAATCACCCACACAGAATCTTGTCCTCCTTGGGCTTTAGGAAATCCAGTTACAAAATCCATGCTGATTTCATCCCATGTCCAAACTGGTATTGGTAGTGGCTGTAGTGCTCCcgagggtctttgatgctcagccttAACTTGCTGGCATGTCAGGCATTGAGCTACAAAGTTAGCCACGTCTCGTTTCATTCCGCTCCACCAGTAGTGTTGTCTCAGGTTTCGATACATTTTGGTACTACCTGGATGCACTGTGTATAGAGACCGATGTGCTTCCCTCAATATTAGATCCCTTAGTTCCTTTTTAGCTGGTACACACAATCTTCCTTTAAACCGCAATGATTCATCACCAGAAATCACAAAATCAGGTTGTTTTCCTTCTAAAATATCCACTTTGATCTTCTGGAGGTTAAGGTCTTCACTTTGAGCAGCTTTAATTTGGTCCAATATTTTTGGGCCAAGAACTAGGCTATTCAGCCTTGCTTGTACATCCATCACCATTTCCACTCCCAGCTTCTCCATATCTAgaagaacaaatttctggggagTATACATACTCCTGAGAGTGCCAGAAGAAGACTTCCGACTAAGGGCGTCGGCAACTACATTAGCTTTGCCGGGGTGGTAGTTGATATTACAATCATAATCTTTCAATAGCTCCAACCATCTACGCTGCCTCATATTTAACTCCTTTTGagtgaagaaatattttagactCTTGTGGTCCGTATAAATTTCACAATGTTCCCCATAAAGGTAATGTCGCCATATCTTTAAGGCAAATACCAcagcagccaattctaaatcatggGTTGGGTAGTTGCGCTCATAATCCTTAAGTTGACGCGAAGCATACGCTACAACTTTTCCATGCTGCATAAGAACACACCCCAACCCTTTGTGTGAGGCATCGCTGTATATTACAAATCCTTCCGTACCCAAAGGTATAGTAAGAACAGGTGCCGTCACAAGTTTCTCCTTGAGCTCCTGAAAGCTTTTCTCACATTCTGTTGTCCATATGAATTCCTCACCCTTTCGGGTCAAGGTCGTTAAAGGAACTGGGATGCGAGAAAACCCTCtaacaaatcttcgataatacccCGCCAGACCAAGGAAGCTTCTAATTTCTTGAATAGTTTTTGGTCTAGGCCATTCCACTATCGCCTCCACCTTTGCAGGATCTACGGAAATACCATCCTTTGAAATTATATGGCCAAGAAAAGAAATCTCTTGTAACCAAAACTCACACTTATTCAACTTAGCATATAATTTCTTCTCCCGCAAAACTTGAAGAACAACCTCCAAATGCTTCACATGTTCTTCCAGGGTTCTTGAGTAAATAAGAAtgtcatcaataaatattattacaaaCTGATCAATATACTCCTTAAAGACACGATTCATCAAGTCCATGAAAGCCGCTGGGGCGTTGGTCAATCCAAAGGACATcactaaaaattcataatgtccatatcTCGTTCTGAAAGCAGTCTTTGGAATATCCTCCGCCTTAATCTTCAACTGATGGTACCCTGATCGGAGATCAATCTTTGAAAATACTTGGGAtccttgaagttgatcaaataaatcatcaatccgtggAAGAGGATACCGATTCTTAACAGTCACCCTATTAAGTTCTCTATAATCGATACAAAGTCGCAACGACCCATCCTTCTTTTTCACAAAgagaactggtgcaccccacggtgataCACTAGGGCGAATAAAGCCTTTTTCCAACAATTCttgcaattgatccttaagcTCCTTGAGCTCTACAGGTGCCATCTGGTATGGCGTTTTAGAGATAGGGGCCGTTCTCGGAATGATATCTATAGAGAACTCAATCTCCCTACCTGGAGGTAAGCCAGGTAGTTCGTCTGGAAAGACATCAGGAAAATCCTTCACCACCTCTATATTTTGCAACTTAGGCCCATTTGGTTGTGGCATCACCAAACTAGCAAGAAATCCTGCACAACCCTTCCTTAACATAGTGGTGGCCTTTAATGCAGAGATCACATTCGGCATAATACTCTTAGTCGCAGCACAGAAACGGAACTCTAACTCACCTGGTAGTCTAAAGATTACTTCCTTCTTGAAGCACTCCAAGCTAGCATGGTATTGAGACAACCAATCCATGCCCAAAATCACATCGAACTCCTCCAtatcaaataatatcaaatcagcAAGGAGATGTCGATCTTGTATCTTTATCGCGCAACCCTTCAGCACAAACTGACAAATCATGGATTTCATGAGAGGTGAAGAAACAGACATCACTGGCTCAAGAGGTTCAGGTGCTCTCTCGCTCAGGCATGCATATTTACGGGATATAAATGAATGCgtagcaccagaatcaaatagTACTAAAGCACGATGCGAAGACAGGGGAAGAATACCTGTTACCACATTAGGAGAAGTATCAGCATCATCAAATGTTAACGCGAAAACTCGAGCCGGTGCTGGATTCTTCTGCCCTTGATTCTGCACTTGAGTATTAGGGGCCACAAGCATTGTACACTCCCGTGCCAAATGACCTATCTTACCACATTTAAAGCAGATGTTAGTCCCCATAAGGCACTTCCCAGCATGACGTTTGCCACAATTTTGGCATGCGGGGTGAGGTGCTGTTGTACCACGTTGGGGAGGTTTGACCACTTGGATTGGCTTGGGCACCGGGCTGTACATAGGTCTCTTGCCCTTATTTTGCTCCATGGCATAAAATGGCCTCTTCCTTTGACTGAATTCCCCTGCCCGGACTCGTAAATTCTCCTCAAGTATCACTGCTCTATCTTCCAAGTCCGCGAACTTTCTAATCTTCAATGCAAGAAGGGAGTCCATAATTCTGGGGTTTAGGCCTCGCTCAAACTTCTCAGCCTTCAGTGCCTCGGTGTGGACCAAGTGTGGGGCAAATCTCGACAACTCCACAAATTTTGATGCATACTGTCTCACTGTCATTGTCCCTTGTTTCAAGTCAGCAAACTCTCGGGCCTTGGCCTCTCGAATGGATACAGGAAAGAACCGGTCATTAAATGcctctttaaatttattccaTGATATAGGGATAGCTTCGCCCAATTCCTGCTGAATAAATCCGCGAGTGGCCTTCCACCACCCATTGGCCACATCAGCCAAGTTATATGCTGCAAATTCTACCTTTTGTTCCTCGGTACAGCTGATTACACTGAAAATTTTCTCCAAGCGCTCTAACCAATTATCTGCATCTAATTCCGTACCCTTGCCATCAAACAACGGAGGATGCTGTTTGCAGAAGCGATCAAAAGCAGTCAGATGTGGGACTTGTACTTGCATGGCGGTTTGCCCACTAGTGAAAACCTCTATAAGGCGAGTTGCCGCATCAACGAGGTTTTCTGAATCTCTAGGAGATTCTTGTTGATCTTCAGGATTACGGACACTGGGCCGCCCTCGACGTTTATTGTTATTGTGTTGTGTTGCCATACTAGAACATGGATAACAATAGCATTAGCAAAAACTCATACAAAGTAGCATACATAACTTGAAATCtctttacaaaattcatatcaTGCAATAAGAAATACCATTTGAACCTGCTGCGGAGCTTGGCATACTTTAGAGAGACGGCCTTAGCCTAGTTTACCCCTAAAGTCTACAGGACTTCTTAAcctttgctctgataccaagatttgtcacaaccccaccctaacaagagcgagaccgtgatcccgtacttgttcttttttttttcctattataacagtaaatttaGTTCTAAATGAATgcccatattgttattattattattattatttattattattattttttttaaagataatgcgtgacgattcgaacgcatcacgcataaattctaatttctaactgaaataaacatctaatagacatacatttacattcctttacaaaggactctcagagtccgtcatccatttatttaagataactacttttaaacaaaaagggactcagtccctttagtcattacaaaagaaaactaacttaaagcaggagGGTTTCCATTATTgaaacataagaaacatatatcatcatagaagaaaccaaactacccagggactactaaacatcgGCCTCTCCCTCCTCAGTaatactcagctcctcagtagattcgtctgtacctggacgtttaaaacataaacacaaagtgagtctaatactcagtaagtagtacaccatgctgttaacttaaaaagcatatagtactttcttttgaaaacatgcatccataaaccaatactaattctgacaatacttccatgcatatacttacttcatactttcatgcaaaaatctttatttcttattttcatacatacttatatatcatatcttcatgcatacacttcatttaatctttcactttcttgtggccaacacactattacgccccgtgtgttggggttagcggtcctgttggacctggattccacccgtggctataggttaggaacccctttctgtcagggagcagcactgggtgcactaccagtactacttacccagcattgcaatctgcccatttctttgatatcatttcctttcatgtggccattacatactttcatacattaattcattccttttctttctttgaaatcaacattttccatatctttcttagtccgatgaatatgcttttattttggaaaataacattttatgtcatgcttacatataaataaaatcttagttatttcaagacgcatgtataaaaaaaatttcatgacttaggatctacatgcatgcattaccatatacacatacaatcaattataatcgataggatacttaacaggggctatcaagaaaggcttgtacataatataaactcatttattctttaattagaagaacatttggaaagagatagagatatattcttccacaagagaacttgaCGTGgacgcatggtcatagctacttacctcgatccgctgaaattcctttaacttcagaaaatcctaatccaataaataacaagtgtgttaaaactcatccaacatcctttagatcccccttttaacgatggctaaaatattataaatctaacgtcgttttctacccttaataTTACTTCAAATAACTACCATCTCaacaaatccttacaagagtaacataagaagatagttaatttagttaacataacatcaaaacagccctatatatataattaatcccttaaaacagaacatatatgtagatatacaaaacataacatcaaaacatccccatataaatacttaatcccttaaaacagagtatatatgtatatatataaaatataacatcaaaacataaactaaacaatttagttagcttcgaaaatcacataaaatcatcttaaacaatttaccttaagctcttagattctttcaagaggtcaagtgaaggtccaaagcttgaagaaagtgagagggttgatttcttgaagaggagaagaaaagagagaagtggaGTTGGCTAGTATggaagagagatgaagaagacttgttcttcatttgttaggtgtagaccgatgggtttgaaaatgaatttcttcatctattaggtgtagaccgatgggtttgaaaatgaatttcttcatctattaggtgtagaccgatgggtttgaagatgaatttcttcatctattaggtgtagaccgatgggtttgaaaatgaatttcttcatttattaggtgtagaccgatgggtttgaagatgaatttcttcatctattaggccttaaaaatcatgtacttaatttattttaacaacccacataaaaaaaaaaattaaaacaaaaacacacccatctaaaatgaaataataaaaatctttacatgaacatatttaacttaagaaataaaataaaatgacgtaaagactcacgtagtaagactagggtattacaGATGGTGGCCTGCTACGAGTTGTGTAGCATTGTTGTGGATCTAAGGAGTCGATGGAAAATGagaggggagagaggagaggggCTGTTGGCTGGGGAAGGGGGAATAAGGGGCAGAGGGAAGGGGCTAGGGTTTTAATCCAAACTCTTCATCTTAGGGTCTTAGATCTGATCTAACTTTAAGAGTTTAAACATTGTAATAACTAAGTAAGATGAAGGGAATC
This genomic interval from Carya illinoinensis cultivar Pawnee chromosome 2, C.illinoinensisPawnee_v1, whole genome shotgun sequence contains the following:
- the LOC122301703 gene encoding uncharacterized protein LOC122301703, whose product is MATQHNNNKRRGRPSVRNPEDQQESPRDSENLVDAATRLIEVFTSGQTAMQVQVPHLTAFDRFCKQHPPLFDGKGTELDADNWLERLEKIFSVISCTEEQKVEFAAYNLADVANGWWKATRGFIQQELGEAIPISWNKFKEAFNDRFFPVSIREAKAREFADLKQGTMTVRQYASKFVELSRFAPHLVHTEALKAEKFERGLNPRIMDSLLALKIRKFADLEDRAVILEENLRVRAGEFSQRKRPFYAMEQNKGKRPMYSPVPKPIQVVKPPQRGTTAPHPACQNCGKRHAGKCLMGTNICFKCGKIGHLARECTMLVAPNTQVQNQGQKNPAPARVFALTFDDADTSPNVVTAREHLNLLSQ